In endosymbiont of Galathealinum brachiosum, the DNA window AAAATTGAAAGAGAAAGACAACACGCAGCGCAGGGAAAAGACGGCCGCATAATCATTAAACTAAACTCTCTCGTCGATTCTGAAATGATCAGCGCCCTGTACCAGGCATCATCAGATGGCGTAAAGATTGATTTAATTATACGTGGCATGTGCAGTCTGCGACCGGGTATTCCCGGTGTATCTGAGAATATAAAAGTTACTTCTATCATTGGCCGTTTTCTGGAACACGATAGAGTTGTCTATTTCAAAAACGATGAAAAACCCGAGGTTTTCATTTCCAGTGCTGACTGGATGGAACGAAATTTATATCATCGAGTTGAAATAGCAACACCAATTGAAAACAAGGTGCTGCAAGATCGTATTATCAATGAATTAGAGTACTACTTACTTGATAATACCCACGCATGGATTATGAATTCTGATGGTGTATACACTCAGGCTGCACCTGAAAACGGTAAAGAAGCCTTTGTTTCTCAGGAGAAGTTTTTAGAAGATCTTGCAGAAAGCAGTTAATAAAATAGTCGTAAGTATTAATGCTTACGACTATTTTATTAAACCATTCTTTCCGTAACAAGTTTTAAGCCAATCACCGACAGGTATTCGGCCTCCTGCTCTAAATCATTAATCGTTAATGGGTGTTCATTAAGCCACCTTTCAGGCAGCTTTAAAGTTAATTCTTTTTCAGAAATAAAAACTTTAATTTCAGGTAATTCATTTTCAGTTCGACTACGATGAAAGATAACAGATAAACGTAAAATAATCGCAAGATGATTTAAAATTAGTCGTTGATCCTTATGCGTTTCACTCGAATTATCCTTAACAAACTTACCACGATGCAATTTAACAATTGCAGATAATCTGCATTGCTCCTGACGGGAGAAACCCGCTAAATCAGCATTTTCAATTATATATGCACTGTGCTTCTGAAATGAAGAATGAGAAATATTTCGTCCAATCTCATGTAATTCACAGGCCCAGAGCAATAAATTTGCAGAGCCCTGAACATCCTTAAACCAGTCATCTTTTAACTGCTGAAACAAACTAAATGCAGTAACCTCTATACGTTGCGCATGTTTAATATCTGTATTAAATCGAATGGACAGTGCATTAATACTCTCATTTCGAATATCTTTGTTCTGCCTCCGACCAACCATGTCATATAACAGGCCTTCTCGCAAAGCACCATCGGATACGTGCATATGCTCGATACCCAGCGCTTCAAACACACCCGCCAGAACAATCAAGCCACCAAGGAATACTGGTAAGCGCTTTTCACTAAGACCTGGCAAGTCCAGTTTTTTAATTTTCTTATAATCACTACAGATAGCCACTAACTTAGTTAAAGACTCACGATTAATACCATCATTTTTCTGTAATTTCATTTCACGAATAACACTGGAAATGGATTTTATTGATCCGGATGAGCCAATAACAGACTCCCACCCCAGTCGTTTATAAGTAAAGTTTATTGCTTTCATTCGCTGTAAAACAAAAATTCGAGCCGCCTGCAATCGTTTAGCTTTTATTTTTCCATCAGCAAAAAATTTCTGCGTCATCATTACACAGCCCATTTCAAGACTGTTTAATAATTGCGGTGTAAAACCCTCACCTATTACTACTTCTGTGCTACCACCACCAATATCAATAATTAATTTTGAATGCTGATCCTGCTCAAGCGTATGCGCAACACCCTGATATACCAGTCGAGCTTCTTCATAACCCGATATTATTTCAATAGGAAAACCCAGCGCCTGTTCGGCCTGAAAAATAAAATCATCAGAATTATTAATACGACGTAAAGTATTCGTTCCAACGGTACTAACGCACTGAGCTTTTAGTGTTCGAATTCGTTGCCCAAATCGACTCAGGCAATCAAGCGCTCTTTGCTCAACATCTGCATCGAGCTCACCCGAACCATCAAGCCCTTCAGCCAGTCGTACCATTTCACGAATACGGTCCTGAATAACAAGCTGACCCTGATCTTCTTCAGCTACAACCATATGAAAACTATTTGAGCCCAGATCAATTGCGGCTATTGTATTTTTACTTAACAAGGAATGTAGTACCCATCAATAATTTTTATCTAAAGGCATTATAGTGCCTTCAAGTTTATGGTCAAAATGTTTTATTTAATAAATTCAGACCCTCTACTGTGGTTTAACATAATTTTTATAGGCTTGCATTGTCTTATGATTATCTATAATTATTTTTATTAAATATGGCCTGTTTATTGCTCATTTTTCATTAACACCGACGAAGTATCAAAAACGTCAATTTTATAACTCTGTCGGTCTGTAACTATATACCGGTTATCTGCAAATTAAATTTGTGCATAAAGTCACTATTTAATGGAGATATTTGCAATTATTCTGGTCTATAGTTTTAGTTAGACAATAATAATTGCATTACTATTTTAATACCACTTTCGGTAGTCGCGCAGCGGGGACAATGAATATGAGTATTTTTGACCACTACACACAACGCTTCGAAAATAATAAGGAAGAAGAATTAAGCTTGCAGGAATATCTTGATCTCTGTAAAAGCGACCCTCTCACCTATGCCAGCCCTGCTGAACGCATGTTAAAATCAATTGGTGAACCTGAATTAATCGACACCCATAACGATCCTAAATTAAGCCGTCTGTTTCAGAATAAAGTCATTAAAATATATCCGGCATTCCGTGAATTTTATGGCATGGAAGAAGTCATTGAGCAAATAGTCTCATTCCTTCGTCATGCAGCTCAGGGGCTGGAAGAAAAGAAACAGGTTTTATATCTTCTTGGACCGGTAGGTGGTGGTAAATCATCTTTAGCAGAACGTCTGAAAGCTTTAATGGAGAGAATCCCTTTTTACGCCATTAAAGGCTCACCTGTTTTTGAGTCACCCCTGTCTTTATTTGATACAGAAGAAGATGGTGAAATTCTTGAATCCGATTACGGCATTCCAAAACGTTACGTTAATAGCATCATGTCGCCATGGGCAACGAAACGGCTGGATGAATTTAATGGCGATATAAGCCAGTTTAAAGTAATTAAAATATACCCCTCCATACTAAGACAGATAGCCATCACTAAAACTGAACCGGGTGATGAAAATAATCAGGACATTTCCTCACTTGTTGGTAAAGTTGATATTCGTATGCTTGAGGATTTCTCACAGGATGATCCTGATGCTTATAGTTTTTCCGGTGGATTGTGCCGTGCAAATCAGGGCTTAATGGAATTTGTAGAAATGTTTAAAGCACCAATTAAAGTGCTTCATCCACTTCTAACCGCTACACAGGAAGGAAATTACAAAGGCACTGAAGGCCTTGCAGCCATTCCATTTGACGGTATTATCCTCGCCCATTCCAATGAGTCTGAGTGGCAGGCTTTTAGAAACAATAAAAACAATGAAGCCTTTCTTGATCGTATTAATATAGTTAAAGTACCTTACTGCTTACGCGTTTCAGAAGAGTTGAAAATTTATGATAAGTTACTCGAAAACAGTTCACTGAACGAGTCACCCTGCGCCCCTGGCACATTAGAAATGATGTCTCAGTTTGCAATACTCTCCCGCCTGAAAGAGCCTGAGAATTCAAACCTGTTTTCAAAAATGCGCGTATATGATGGTGAAAACCTGAAAGATACAGATCCGCATGCTAAGTCATATCAGGAATACCGTGATTATGCTGGTGTAGATGAAGGCATGACCGGTTTATCTACCCGATTCGCATTTAAAATAATTTCTCGTGTTTTTAATTTCGACAATACTGAAATTGCTGCCAACCCTGTACATCTTCTATATGTACTCGAACAACAAATTGAAAGAGAGCAGTTCCCTAAAGAAACTGAGGAAAAATATCTATCCCATCTAAAAGGTTATTTAACACAAAAATACATTGAGTTTATCGGCAAGGAAATCCAGACCGCTTATCTACAGTCTTATTCGGAATATGGACAAAATATATTTGATCGGTATGTTACCTATGCCGACTACTGGATTCAGGATTCAGATTTTCGTGACCCTGAAACCGGTGAAATGTTTGATCGCAGCTCACTTAATGATGAACTGGAAAAAATTGAAAAACCGGCAGGCATTAGCAACCCTAAAGATTTTCGTAATGAAATCGTTAATTTTGTATTACGTGCCCGCGCGAATAATGAAGGCAAAAATCCGACCTGGACCAGTTACGAAAAACTACGAACGGTAATCGAGAAAAAGATGTTCTCAAATACCGAAGACTTACTACCTGTTATTTCATTTAACAGCAAAGCCTCTCAGGACGACCAGAAAAAGCACGAAGACTTTGTCTCACGCATGGTAGAAAAAGGTTATACCGAGAAACAGGTGCGTTTACTAAGCGAGTGGTATCTACGCGTACGTAAATCATCATAGGTTATTCGTATGGCTCAAATTGTAGATAGACGACTTAATGGAAAAAACAAAAGCGCTGTTAACCGGCAGAAATTTCTTCGCCGTTTTCGTAAACAGATAAAAAAATCTGTTGAAAATGTTATCGCTGAACGCAGTGTAACTGACCTTGATAAAGGGGAAAGAATATCAATCCCCAAAAAAGACACGTCTGAACCTTTCTTTCATCATGGGCAGGGTGGGCATAGAGATATGGTTCATCCGGGAAACAGGGAGTTTCATCAGGGCGATAAAATACCACGACCACAGGGCGGTTCAGGACAGGGCGAAGGTGGTGAAGCTTCCGACTCAGGAGAGGGTGAAGATGACTTTGTATTTGAGCTCAGCCGTGAAGAATTTCTACAGTTTTTCTTTGAAGATCTCGAATTACCTAACCTGGTTAAAACCAAACTATCGACTATTACTGAAACAAAAAAAATACGTGCGGGGCACACGTCAGAGGGAATGCCGTCCAATATCAATGTGGTTCGTTCCTTAACAGGGGCAATGGGACGTCGCATAGCGTTACGAGGACCATATAAAAAAGAAATTAAGAAAATTGAAGCAGAGCTTGATGATTTACTGAAACGATATACTGAAACTGATCAGATTATTATCGACTTACGTGAACGTATTAACTATCTGAGAAGTAAAATAAAGAGAGTACCTTTCATCGATAGTTTTGATTTACGCTATGACAATAAAATTGATCAACCAGTGCCGACCACTCAAGCAGTCATGTTTTGTATTATGGATGTATCAGGTTCAATGGGAAGAGAAGAAAAAGATATAGCCAAACGTTTCTTTATGTTGCTGTACTTATTCCTTACTCGGACATATGAAAAAATTCAGATAGTTTTTATTTCACACCATACCATTGCATCTGAAGTTGATGAAGAAACCTTTTTCTACTCACGAGAAACAGGTGGAACAGTTGTCTCTAGCGCATTAAAACTAATGGCATCTATTATTCAGGATCGCTACCCTACAAACGACTGGAATATTTATACCGCTCAGGCATCTGACGGTGACAACTGGCATAACGATTCAAAAATATGTATTGATCTGCTCAATAAAAACATAATGCCCTTTGTACAATATTACTCGTACATAGAAATCACAGCTGATCGTCATCAGAACTTATGGGAAGAGTATAAAAATATTCAATCAAACTGGGATAATTTTGCTATGAAGAAAATTGAAAAAATTGCTGATATATATCCTGTATTTAGAAAACTTTTTCATAAGCAAGAAGCCTGAGTCATGACAGTAAAGCATAAAAAACATCAGCCTATATCAGAAACATCTGAATGGACTTTTGAACTTATTGAAGAGTACCACACTGAAATTGAACGCATTGCAAATAACTTCGGCTTAAACACCTATCCTGTTCAACTAGAGATTATTACCGCTGAACAAATGATGGACGCCTACTCTTCTGTTGGCATGCCTGTTGGTTATAGCCACTGGACTTTTGGTAAGGAATTTGTAAATACTGAAAAAAATTACAAGCGGGGCCAAATGGGCCTGGCTTATGAAATTGTTATTAATTCAGACCCCTGCATTGCATACCTTATGGAAGAAAACTCAATGCCTATGCAGGCACTGGTTATCGCTCATGCAGCCTATGGACATAACTCTTTCTTTAAGAATAATTACCTGTTTACAACATGGACCAGCGCTGACTCCATTATCGATTATTTGCTCTTTGCTAAAAACTATATTGCAAAGTGCGAATCAAGATACGGTGAAGAAGCTGTAGAAAACATTCTTGATTCATGTCATGCATTGAAAAATTTTGGGGTAGACCGTTATAAGCGGCCGCCCAAATTATCTATGCAAGAGGAACAAAGTCGCCAGCATGAACGTGAAGAGTACCTACAGTCACAGGTGAATGAATTATGGCGCACCATTCCTGAAAAATCTGAAAATTCAACTGATGATCAGGCATTTAGATACCCTTCTGAACCTCAGGAAAACATTCTCTATTTCATTGAAAAACATGCTCCACTACTTGAACCATGGCAAAGAGAAATAGTCCGTATTGTAAGAAAAATCGCCCAGTATTTTTACCCGCAGCGGCAAACTCAGGTAATGAATGAAGGATGGGCGACATTCTGGCATTATACAATTTTAAACCAGCTTTATGATGAAGGCCTTTGCACAGACGGCTTCATGATCGAGTTTTTACAGTCTCATACCAATGTTGTTTCCCAACCATCATTCGACAGTGAATATTATTCAGGTATTAATCCTTATGCATTAGGTTTCAATATGATGACTGACATACGTCGAATATGTGAAAACCCGAATGATGAAGATCGCGAATGGTTTCCAGATATAGCCGGAAGTAACTGGCTTGAAACCATGGATTTTGCCATGCGTAACTTTAAAGATGAAAGTTTTATTGGGCAGTATCTTTCACCAAAATTAATTCGTGATTTTAAAATGTTTGGCATTACGGATGATGATAAGAACAGACAGATTGAAGTGAGCGCTATACATGATAGTGCAGGTTATCAAACTATTCGAAGCACTCTTTCGGAACAATATAATCTGGGCAGCAATGAACCAAACATTCAGGTATACAACGTAGACGCCAAAGGTGACAGATCACTTACCCTGCGCCACACGCAACATCTGCGTCGACCTCTGGACAAGTCAGCCTATGAAGTCATTAAACATGTTGCCAGATTATGGGGCTTTGACATTAAACTTGAAAGCGTAGATGAGAACGATAAAATAATTAAAACGTATGAGTGTTCTCCTTCCAAACAATAAGTATTAGTCAAATTAATTTTCAGTATTCGCAAAGTATTCTTTCGTGCCACGCATTTTAATAACCTGTTCCAACTTACTTAATGCTTTGGCATAAGCAGCAGTTCTTAAACTGGTATTTTCACTTTGATGTTGATACTGCCACATTTCGTCAAAACTCATTTTTAATACTGCCTGCAAACGTGTTCGGACTTCATCCAGAGACCAGGGGTATCCGGCTTTATTCTGTACCCACTCAAAATAACTAACAATAACACCTCCTGAATTTGCCAACACATCAGGAATGATAACCGTACCTCTTGCATGCAAAATTTCATCAGCTGCAGCTGATATTGGGCCATTGGCAACTTCGGTAATCCATTTGGCTTTTATATTATTAACATTTTTTATGGTAATTGCATTTTCTAAAGCCGCCGGCACTAATAACTCAACATCAAGTGCTAATAACTCTTCATGACTTATTGATTTATGCGTTTCAGATTCACACACAGAACTTTTACAATAGTCCGAGTCAAATGAACGATCTTTATCCTTAAAACTTTTAACCTTATCAACATCCAGTCCTGCGGCATCACAAATTGCACCTTTTGAATCACTAATTGCGATTATTTTATAACCCGCATCAAATAAAAGCTTAGCTACGTTATAACCCGCATTACCAAAACCCTGAACAGCAACACGAATATCTTCAGGTGCTTTTCCTTCTTTGCTGCGTAAAAATTCAGTTACAAGAAAAGCCCCCCTACCGGTCGCTTCTTCCCGCCCTAAACTACCGCCCAGATTTACAGGTTTGCCCGTAATTACTGCCGGCTGTTTATGTCTCTTGATTACCTCAAATTCATCCCGCATCCAGCCCATTATTCTGGCATTCGTATAGACATCGGGGGCCGGAATATCTTTATCTGGCCCGATAAAATCAGCCATTGCTCTCATATAGGATCGTGACAGTCTTTCCAGCTCCATACGAGATAAAGTTTTCGGATCGACATTCACTCCTCCCTTTCCACCACCAAAAGGTAAGTCGACAACCGCGCATTTAATCGTCATCCACAATGCCAGTGCCTGAACTTCATCCTGCGACACATTTGGGTGGAATCTAATACCACCTTTACAGGGCCCTAGATGTGAACTGTACTGACAACGATATGCATCAAAATACTGTGTTGATCCATCGTCCATTAATACGGGCAATGATGAACAGAGAGTTGACCTGGGACGAGACAGGCTTTCAATTACCGTAGCTGAGATACCTGATAATTTACCTAATGATTTTAAACGTTCGCGGGCATCATGAAAGACAGATGGCATTACATTTACCTGAGTTTATAAAAATATAAACAAGAATAACTCAGAATGATTTAAATTTGAAAAATACTTTTTGAATTAACGTACTACTTTCGTAGAAGGGCCTTTGATGGCATTACAACAGGGATAGACCTTGCTTTTTAAAAGTCTATCCCCGGGCATATTAGTTGCGGGGATATAATCTACGCCGCTTCTGGTCGTTTGCTGTAATTACTTTTCTTCGAACTGACATTCTTTCCACGTTTTTTATAACGTACATTAGGGTTGCGACGTTTAACACCGGATTTTCCAGCATTAAATTTAGGCCTTTCCTGCTGAGGCTCTAAACCGGCAATCACGGTTAATTCATAACGCGTATCCACAAATTTCTGTACACGGTAAAACAACTGCCAGTCCTGTGGACCAATTAATGAGTAAGCCGAACCGGTTGAACCACCCCGACCAGTACGCCCTATTCTATGAACATAGTCTTCTGCCTGCATAGGCATATCGAAGTTAATAACGTGTGACAGTGTTTTTATATCAAGACCGCGGGCAGCAACATCTGTTGCCACTAGTATCTTTAGACGTCTACGTTGCATCTGCTCAATCACACGACGACGCATATTCTGACGCATATCCCCATGCAGAGCAGCACATGCATACCCTTCATCCTTTAATTTTTCAGCCAGTTTATCGGCACCTTTTTTAGTTGCCGTAAAAATAATTGCCTGCTCTACCGACTCATCAGATAACACATGCTCCAGTATTTTTCTTTTATGGCGAAAATCATCTGCCTGCAACATATGCTGAGTAATAGAATCATGCTTAATTTTTACACCGGCAATTTGAATTCGCGCAGGCTCTTTCAAAAGTGCACGCGCCACTTTTTCAACCTGGCCTTCCAGCGTAGCTGAAAACAGTAATGTCTGGCGAGTAGCCGGTGTTTCATTCGCAATACGAGTTACTTCATCAACAAAGCCCATATCTAACATACGGTCAGCTTCATCTAAAATTAACAGCTCAATACGGGAAAAATCAACTCGACCTGAATTCATATGATCAATTAAGCGACCCGGGGTTGCTACCAGAAAGTCTAATGACTGACGTAGAGCTTTAATTTGAGGGGGATAAGGCATACCGCCCACAATAGTGGTTGAGCGCATACGCAAATATTTAGTTAACTGATAAATATTATCTGAAACCTGCTTTGCCAGCTCGCGGGTTGGTGTTAACACCAGCACACGCGGACCTTTACCCTGACCGGCTTCACTCTGAGATAGAAGATGTAAAGCGGGTAATACAAAAGCGGCCGTCTTACCTGTACCCGTAGGTGCAGATGCCATCACATCCTGACCCTCTAAGATATGTGGAATAGCCTGTATTTGAATATCTGATGGTTCGGTAAAGCCCAGATCACTAATAGATTTTAATAAATCTGGATGTAATGCTAATTGATCAAATGACAAGCTGAAAGCCCCTATAACGATGAAATTGGTAGATTTACGCTACCAACCGGGTCTTGCCTGATTACTTTTTAGGCCTAAAGGCTGGAGCGTTTCATGGTCGATTGCAATACTCGCAATCAGGCGTGAACTATAGGTTAAATCGCCTTCAAAAGATACAGTATATTAGAATATATTTAAATATTTACACTTACTTAAGTGGTTAATTATTATACAGTTTTAATATAACACCCTGCCCCTTCAAGCAATTTCACTCATCTCTGATATGAATAATCTAACCCGCTAACCTCTCCTATAATGTGGGCATCGAAATACGCTCCATCAAATAACACAAACAATCCTGGCGAATCACCTGAGTATCCATGGTTAACATAGCCGGCATGACCGGTCGTTTTAATACGATTTTTTCTTCAGAATATTCAAAAAATTCCCGACCCACTTCTCGCTCATCATCATCAAACGCCTGTAAATAAGCACTGCTCTCAGGCTCCACTAATGCCAGCACCGTTCCTTTATCTAACTCACAAAAATTATAATCTTCGATTTCTGGTAACAGGTTAATAGTTGCATCATCTTCAAAACCAAAAGAATATCCTTCTGGAATTTTTACTCTGGCTACAGTGTGAAATAAATTTAAGTTCATATCTGCACACTCGGATAATTTTTCACAACTTAATACACTTTGTAAATAATGCAGAACATGATCAATGCCTGATTTTTCTCCTGATAGACCGCACTCTAATGTAACTGCCGGACATAACTCGGCAAAAGCAGATGACTGCACGCCTTTAGGCGTAGTGAAATAAACCAGTGTTTCACTAAACAACCCCGCCAACGATAAAAATGATTGCTCTAACTTATTGATGCAGGCGTAATGAGGATTTTTACCTGTATTATTATGAATATCTATACTCGCCCAGACATTCATCTGCTGCATGATATCTGTCACCTGTTGCATCATATGCGCTTCGGCTAAATATTGCTGATGAGTACCCGGCCATACACGGTTGTAATCGACCTGCTCATCTAATCGTCGCACACCCGCTTCAGCAGCTTTTACATTACCCACAAAAATTGAAATAGATCTGGGCAAGTTACCATTCTGATAACTACGTAATAATTTTTGTATGGCATAAAGCCCGGTCGTTTCATTGCCATGTAATAAAGTAGAAATAAACAACGGCTCGGGCTCTTTACCCTTTAAATGAATTAAAGATGGTTTGTCTAAAATACGATGCAGGTTTTCAGCTTTAGCATTCAGGAAACCCTCTGGTAATTCATTATATTGCTCTAACATTTCATCTCTTACCTGTAGATTTCAAAATCCCAGCCATGTACCGGCTCACCGGTTTGCTGGTTATGATAATAAGTTTCCAGTAATCGCTGCATATCATTTCCATGAAGTTTTACAAACTCTCGCTGCCAGTGACTACCTGTTTGTTTATGTTCTGCGCGCGACTGAATAATATTTAAATAATATTCAATATCATCCGCATCCAGTTTTAAACTCTCTAAACCTGCCTGAGCATTATCAATTAACTGATGTAAAATAAGATGGCGCATATCACAGCGATCACAACCGGGCCAACTAACCTTATTATCCAGACCATGCTGTGCTGAAGTATAAAAATTATCTCTTGCCTGTGAAAAATGTAACTGCTCATTTGGCGGTGTTTCATGCATCGCATAAAATTGCACCAGACCAAAATAAAAAGCCATATTAGCAATATTATCCACCACACTTGGTCCGGCGGGTATAACACGATGCTCAATTCGTAAGTGTGGCGTGCCGTCCGTATCGTATCCAATTAATGGCCGATTCCAACGCCAGATCGTGCCATTATGTAAACTCACATGCTGCATCAAACTGGTATCTTCAGTAAAACACATAGGTAACAGTACGGGAAAATGCTGTACGTTTTCCGTAAAACACTCCATTAATGAATGCCGCGCATAATCAGTTCCAAAACTGACACGATGTATCGGTCCCTGTGCTGCACCGTTATACCCGCCTACGTCAACCGCCTGTTCAAAAACAGGAATGCGTGTTTCATCCCACAGATCTTTAGCAAACATAAAAGGAGAATTTGCGCTAATGGCAATCATCGGCGCTGAAATTAAAATAGATGCATTGTAATAATGATGAGCCAGTTCCTGCGGAGCCTGTAAATGAATTTGCAAAGAAGTAGCAGCAGCTTCAAGCATAACATTATGATGAGTACTTTTTAGTGATTGACGACCATTTATCTTTAACTCTAATGCCCGCCCCTGACGTTGCAACAAAACCTGTTCATTAAGCGCTTTATAACGTAATAAATTAGAGACATTAGCCATACTCAAGTGTTTATTCTGCAAGGTCTGCAAAATACCCGTGCTCAATACACGACAGCCAATATCATCTGCAACTTTTTTACAGTAATTCCAGTTTTGTTGAAAATCTTTTTCAAACTCAGAAAGAAAATTAGACTGTATACTAGCTGGATCTGCATTAAGCTCGATATTAAATTGAGCTAACTCAGCGGTATAAAGAGAACTATTTGCAGTCTTTAAAAAAGCATCATTACTGGGAGATGGATCTGCATTCTGATCAATTAACCAGGCCTCCATTTCATAACCGGCTACCGGCGATCGAGTAGAAAATACCCGATCAGCAAACCATGTTTCCAGTTCAGATGTTTCCCGTTGAAGACGCTGAAGAAAAACCTGAATATCCTGCTCGGTAAAGTGATCCGTCGTTATTTCCTGACCCATACTACAGCAGCACCTCAGTTTATTTTTTAGCAAAACCCGGATTTTTCAGACTGGATTTAAAAACATCCAGTCATATACTAGTATAGTAGAACATTATAGAAATCTAAACTATTGATAAGCCATTGAAAAACAAGCATTTATATCAACAAATTATAAGGTTGCACCAGTATCCTTGTGTAGAATATTACAATCCTTTTGTATATTATTGATTTTCATAAGGTATTTTCTTTAAAACATGCTATTATCATTTTTATATGCATGGTTTAACCAGAGCACAACCGACTTATTTTGAGGAACAACGGATGAAATTTAAACAAAACTTATT includes these proteins:
- a CDS encoding PrkA family serine protein kinase; translation: MSIFDHYTQRFENNKEEELSLQEYLDLCKSDPLTYASPAERMLKSIGEPELIDTHNDPKLSRLFQNKVIKIYPAFREFYGMEEVIEQIVSFLRHAAQGLEEKKQVLYLLGPVGGGKSSLAERLKALMERIPFYAIKGSPVFESPLSLFDTEEDGEILESDYGIPKRYVNSIMSPWATKRLDEFNGDISQFKVIKIYPSILRQIAITKTEPGDENNQDISSLVGKVDIRMLEDFSQDDPDAYSFSGGLCRANQGLMEFVEMFKAPIKVLHPLLTATQEGNYKGTEGLAAIPFDGIILAHSNESEWQAFRNNKNNEAFLDRINIVKVPYCLRVSEELKIYDKLLENSSLNESPCAPGTLEMMSQFAILSRLKEPENSNLFSKMRVYDGENLKDTDPHAKSYQEYRDYAGVDEGMTGLSTRFAFKIISRVFNFDNTEIAANPVHLLYVLEQQIEREQFPKETEEKYLSHLKGYLTQKYIEFIGKEIQTAYLQSYSEYGQNIFDRYVTYADYWIQDSDFRDPETGEMFDRSSLNDELEKIEKPAGISNPKDFRNEIVNFVLRARANNEGKNPTWTSYEKLRTVIEKKMFSNTEDLLPVISFNSKASQDDQKKHEDFVSRMVEKGYTEKQVRLLSEWYLRVRKSS
- a CDS encoding SpoVR family protein, with translation MTVKHKKHQPISETSEWTFELIEEYHTEIERIANNFGLNTYPVQLEIITAEQMMDAYSSVGMPVGYSHWTFGKEFVNTEKNYKRGQMGLAYEIVINSDPCIAYLMEENSMPMQALVIAHAAYGHNSFFKNNYLFTTWTSADSIIDYLLFAKNYIAKCESRYGEEAVENILDSCHALKNFGVDRYKRPPKLSMQEEQSRQHEREEYLQSQVNELWRTIPEKSENSTDDQAFRYPSEPQENILYFIEKHAPLLEPWQREIVRIVRKIAQYFYPQRQTQVMNEGWATFWHYTILNQLYDEGLCTDGFMIEFLQSHTNVVSQPSFDSEYYSGINPYALGFNMMTDIRRICENPNDEDREWFPDIAGSNWLETMDFAMRNFKDESFIGQYLSPKLIRDFKMFGITDDDKNRQIEVSAIHDSAGYQTIRSTLSEQYNLGSNEPNIQVYNVDAKGDRSLTLRHTQHLRRPLDKSAYEVIKHVARLWGFDIKLESVDENDKIIKTYECSPSKQ
- a CDS encoding glutamate dehydrogenase, which codes for MPSVFHDARERLKSLGKLSGISATVIESLSRPRSTLCSSLPVLMDDGSTQYFDAYRCQYSSHLGPCKGGIRFHPNVSQDEVQALALWMTIKCAVVDLPFGGGKGGVNVDPKTLSRMELERLSRSYMRAMADFIGPDKDIPAPDVYTNARIMGWMRDEFEVIKRHKQPAVITGKPVNLGGSLGREEATGRGAFLVTEFLRSKEGKAPEDIRVAVQGFGNAGYNVAKLLFDAGYKIIAISDSKGAICDAAGLDVDKVKSFKDKDRSFDSDYCKSSVCESETHKSISHEELLALDVELLVPAALENAITIKNVNNIKAKWITEVANGPISAAADEILHARGTVIIPDVLANSGGVIVSYFEWVQNKAGYPWSLDEVRTRLQAVLKMSFDEMWQYQHQSENTSLRTAAYAKALSKLEQVIKMRGTKEYFANTEN
- the ppx gene encoding exopolyphosphatase, whose amino-acid sequence is MLSKNTIAAIDLGSNSFHMVVAEEDQGQLVIQDRIREMVRLAEGLDGSGELDADVEQRALDCLSRFGQRIRTLKAQCVSTVGTNTLRRINNSDDFIFQAEQALGFPIEIISGYEEARLVYQGVAHTLEQDQHSKLIIDIGGGSTEVVIGEGFTPQLLNSLEMGCVMMTQKFFADGKIKAKRLQAARIFVLQRMKAINFTYKRLGWESVIGSSGSIKSISSVIREMKLQKNDGINRESLTKLVAICSDYKKIKKLDLPGLSEKRLPVFLGGLIVLAGVFEALGIEHMHVSDGALREGLLYDMVGRRQNKDIRNESINALSIRFNTDIKHAQRIEVTAFSLFQQLKDDWFKDVQGSANLLLWACELHEIGRNISHSSFQKHSAYIIENADLAGFSRQEQCRLSAIVKLHRGKFVKDNSSETHKDQRLILNHLAIILRLSVIFHRSRTENELPEIKVFISEKELTLKLPERWLNEHPLTINDLEQEAEYLSVIGLKLVTERMV
- a CDS encoding peptidase M14, which gives rise to MLEQYNELPEGFLNAKAENLHRILDKPSLIHLKGKEPEPLFISTLLHGNETTGLYAIQKLLRSYQNGNLPRSISIFVGNVKAAEAGVRRLDEQVDYNRVWPGTHQQYLAEAHMMQQVTDIMQQMNVWASIDIHNNTGKNPHYACINKLEQSFLSLAGLFSETLVYFTTPKGVQSSAFAELCPAVTLECGLSGEKSGIDHVLHYLQSVLSCEKLSECADMNLNLFHTVARVKIPEGYSFGFEDDATINLLPEIEDYNFCELDKGTVLALVEPESSAYLQAFDDDEREVGREFFEYSEEKIVLKRPVMPAMLTMDTQVIRQDCLCYLMERISMPTL